From one Anaerotruncus rubiinfantis genomic stretch:
- a CDS encoding DUF362 domain-containing protein, which yields MLTRNEILVTYGEAPFVMAKELMEEAQVAQMIPKGALVGLKPNLVVGRPADTGATTHPEILAGAIEYLRAHGHENILILEGSWVGDDTDSAFRTCGYTALSKKYGVPLFNTKKDKIVIKSFDGMKMEVCEKALAVDFLINVPVLKGHCQTTVTGSLKNLKGLISDREKRHFHTMGLHKPIACLNKVLKQDFILVDGICGDLDFEEGGNPVQMNRMFCGLDPVLVDSFIASSMGYEPADIEYIRLAEGYGVGSADLAKAQIRELSRDETPARPTSARKVQRLARHADQRDACSACYANLIQAFARLDDEGLLASLPQVCIGQKFRGKPGGLGVGNCTSCMAHSLAGCPPKTPEMLAFLREYAQGKQ from the coding sequence ATGCTTACGCGCAATGAAATCCTGGTCACCTATGGGGAGGCCCCATTCGTGATGGCAAAAGAACTGATGGAAGAAGCGCAGGTCGCGCAGATGATCCCCAAGGGGGCGCTCGTGGGCCTCAAGCCAAACCTCGTGGTGGGCCGCCCGGCCGATACCGGCGCGACCACCCATCCGGAGATCCTTGCCGGCGCGATCGAATATTTGCGCGCCCACGGGCACGAGAATATCCTGATCCTGGAGGGTTCTTGGGTCGGGGACGATACCGATTCCGCCTTTCGCACCTGCGGATATACGGCTCTTTCCAAAAAGTATGGCGTGCCGCTTTTCAATACGAAAAAAGACAAGATTGTGATCAAGTCCTTTGACGGCATGAAAATGGAGGTCTGCGAGAAGGCGCTCGCAGTTGATTTCCTGATCAATGTCCCGGTGCTCAAGGGGCACTGCCAGACGACTGTGACCGGTTCGCTCAAAAATCTCAAAGGCCTCATTTCCGACCGGGAGAAACGGCACTTCCATACCATGGGCCTGCATAAGCCGATCGCCTGCCTGAACAAGGTCTTAAAGCAGGATTTTATCCTGGTGGACGGCATCTGTGGAGACCTCGACTTTGAGGAAGGCGGCAACCCGGTGCAGATGAACCGGATGTTCTGCGGGCTTGATCCGGTGCTGGTGGACAGCTTCATCGCTTCCTCAATGGGCTACGAGCCGGCGGACATCGAATATATCCGCCTGGCGGAAGGGTACGGCGTCGGAAGCGCCGACCTCGCGAAGGCGCAGATCCGGGAGCTCAGCCGTGACGAAACCCCGGCGCGCCCCACGTCCGCCCGCAAGGTGCAGCGGCTTGCGCGGCACGCGGACCAGCGGGACGCCTGTTCGGCCTGTTATGCGAACCTCATCCAGGCGTTCGCGCGGCTCGATGACGAGGGCCTGCTCGCAAGTCTGCCGCAGGTATGCATTGGGCAGAAGTTCCGCGGGAAGCCCGGCGGGCTTGGTGTGGGGAACTGCACTTCCTGCATGGCGCATTCGCTGGCTGGCTGCCCGCCGAAAACACCAGAAATGCTCGCGTTCCTGCGGGAATATGCGCAGGGAAAGCAATAA
- a CDS encoding S1 RNA-binding domain-containing protein produces the protein MSNYKPEGMLIDTAANKQAFHSLSALQEAHAAGRILESRAIVCDSQHNLIVDMGAYRGMIPREEGALGISDGSTRDIAIISRVNKPVCYRITGFSFNPDGVVIPLLSRRAVQQECMDSYITKLTPGDVIDARVTHLEAFGCFVDIGCGIPSLIPIDSISVSRISHPRDRFHTGQEIKAVVRAVEEGGRISLSHKELLGTWAENAALFAPGETVAGIVRSVEEYGVFVELTPNLAGLAEPRDGVKIGQHASVYIKNLIPEKMKVKLIIVDAFDAAYRAAPSPYFVSEGHISRWQYSPDCSDRVIETSFGGPPK, from the coding sequence ATGTCAAACTACAAACCCGAAGGAATGCTGATCGACACCGCCGCCAATAAACAGGCGTTTCATTCTCTTTCGGCGCTGCAGGAAGCGCATGCCGCCGGCCGGATTCTGGAAAGCCGCGCCATCGTCTGCGACTCCCAGCACAACCTCATTGTGGACATGGGCGCATACCGCGGCATGATTCCCCGGGAGGAAGGCGCGCTCGGCATCTCGGACGGCTCCACCCGGGATATCGCGATCATCTCCCGGGTCAACAAGCCGGTTTGTTACCGCATCACCGGTTTTTCCTTCAACCCCGACGGCGTGGTCATCCCCCTGCTCTCCCGCCGCGCCGTGCAGCAGGAATGTATGGACAGCTACATCACAAAGCTCACGCCCGGCGATGTCATCGACGCGCGGGTCACCCATCTCGAAGCGTTCGGCTGTTTTGTCGATATCGGCTGCGGAATCCCTTCGCTCATCCCCATCGATTCGATTTCGGTCAGCCGGATATCCCATCCGCGCGACCGTTTCCACACCGGACAGGAAATCAAAGCGGTGGTCCGCGCTGTCGAGGAAGGCGGGCGGATCTCGCTCTCCCATAAAGAGCTGCTCGGCACCTGGGCCGAGAACGCAGCCCTCTTCGCGCCTGGCGAAACGGTCGCCGGGATTGTGCGGTCGGTGGAGGAATACGGTGTGTTCGTGGAACTCACCCCAAACCTTGCGGGGCTTGCCGAACCGCGCGACGGCGTAAAGATCGGCCAGCACGCGAGCGTCTACATAAAGAACCTCATCCCGGAAAAAATGAAGGTGAAGCTGATTATCGTCGACGCGTTTGACGCCGCTTACCGTGCCGCTCCGTCGCCGTATTTCGTCAGCGAAGGACACATCTCCCGCTGGCAGTATTCACCCGACTGTTCCGATCGCGTGATTGAGACGTCCTTTGGCGGACCTCCAAAATAG
- a CDS encoding DUF951 domain-containing protein, whose amino-acid sequence MNIQVGDVLVMKKPHPCGEHRFTVGRVGMDFRIRCTGCGREVMVPRAKVEKNIRKVLRDGAELSVNDLKPQHL is encoded by the coding sequence ATGAATATTCAGGTGGGGGATGTGCTGGTGATGAAAAAACCACATCCCTGTGGGGAACACCGGTTCACGGTCGGCCGTGTCGGAATGGATTTCCGCATTCGCTGTACCGGATGCGGGCGCGAGGTGATGGTCCCGCGCGCCAAGGTGGAAAAGAACATCCGCAAGGTGCTGCGCGACGGCGCCGAGCTCAGTGTGAACGATTTAAAACCGCAGCATTTGTAG
- the prfA gene encoding peptide chain release factor 1 translates to MFDKLDAVASRFEEVNHKLMQPDVVNDQAQYTSLMKEYKRLEPIAEKYRAYRAAKQAYEEAREMLEEGGLDKELRELAQEQYDTNKQQIDEAAQELKLLLLPRDPNDEKNVIVEIRGGAGGEEAALFAGSLYRMYTMYAESQGWNCEVLGMSETELGGFKEISFSIDGEGAYSKLKFESGVHRVQRVPETETQGRIHTSTVTVAVLPEAEEVEFDLDPKDLQIDVFRSSGAGGQHVNKTSSAIRVTHLPTGMVVECQDERSQYKNKDRALKVLRSRLLDIKVREQNDRIASERKLQVGTGDRSERIRTYNFPQGRVTDHRIGLTLYKLDAVLNGDLAELIDALITFDQAEKLQASGES, encoded by the coding sequence ATGTTTGATAAATTGGATGCGGTCGCAAGCCGTTTTGAAGAAGTAAACCACAAGCTCATGCAGCCGGACGTCGTGAACGACCAGGCGCAGTACACCTCGCTGATGAAGGAATATAAACGGCTCGAGCCGATTGCGGAGAAATACCGCGCTTACCGCGCGGCGAAGCAAGCCTATGAGGAAGCGCGTGAAATGCTCGAGGAGGGCGGGCTCGACAAGGAGCTGCGGGAACTCGCGCAGGAGCAGTACGACACGAACAAGCAGCAGATCGACGAAGCGGCGCAGGAGCTGAAGCTCCTGCTTTTGCCGCGCGACCCGAACGACGAAAAGAACGTCATCGTCGAAATCCGCGGCGGCGCCGGCGGGGAAGAAGCGGCGCTTTTCGCGGGGAGCCTTTACCGGATGTACACGATGTACGCCGAAAGCCAGGGGTGGAACTGTGAGGTGCTCGGTATGAGTGAAACCGAGCTCGGCGGCTTTAAGGAGATCAGTTTCTCAATTGACGGGGAAGGCGCTTACTCGAAGCTCAAGTTTGAAAGCGGCGTCCACCGCGTCCAACGGGTTCCGGAAACCGAAACGCAGGGCCGTATCCACACCTCGACTGTCACGGTCGCGGTGCTGCCGGAAGCGGAGGAAGTCGAGTTTGATCTCGACCCGAAGGATTTGCAGATCGACGTTTTCCGTTCGTCCGGCGCGGGTGGCCAGCATGTCAACAAGACCTCCTCCGCCATCCGTGTGACCCACCTGCCGACCGGCATGGTGGTCGAATGCCAGGATGAGCGCAGCCAATATAAGAACAAGGACCGGGCGCTCAAGGTGCTTCGTTCGCGCCTATTAGACATCAAAGTGCGCGAGCAGAACGACCGGATCGCTTCGGAACGCAAGCTCCAGGTCGGCACCGGGGACCGTTCGGAGCGCATCCGTACCTACAACTTTCCACAGGGCCGGGTCACCGACCACAGGATCGGGCTCACGCTTTATAAGCTCGACGCGGTTTTAAACGGCGATCTCGCCGAATTGATCGACGCGCTCATCACCTTTGACCAGGCCGAGAAGCTTCAGGCTTCCGGGGAATCGTAA
- a CDS encoding L-threonylcarbamoyladenylate synthase has translation MPRTKVLKVTDIEKDRAALDQAAALLREGKLVAIPTETVYGLAANALDPQAAHAIYTAKGRPGDNPLIVHVSDLSQIPPLVKTVPDALRRLAEAFWPGPMTVIMEKSDKIPPATSGGLETVAIRMPSHPVARELIRRSGVPLAAPSANLSGSPSPTTAQHCIDDLTGRVDAIVDGGECEVGVESTVLTLCTDPPSVLRPGAVTLEMLRQVIPEMTLDPGVFEHLSDDCKVASPGMKYKHYSPKARVVLVRGDLAQFGRFVASQKQDFGILCFEEDAPHFWGRRCITYGHENDPASQAHRLFDALRQVDKEGLGMVYVRISDIEGIGQAVYNRLLRAAGFDVILL, from the coding sequence TTGCCAAGGACAAAAGTTTTGAAGGTTACCGATATTGAAAAGGACCGCGCTGCGCTCGACCAGGCGGCGGCGCTTCTGCGGGAAGGAAAGCTCGTGGCGATCCCGACCGAAACGGTCTATGGGCTCGCGGCCAATGCCCTCGATCCGCAGGCGGCCCACGCGATTTATACGGCAAAGGGCCGACCGGGCGACAACCCGCTCATCGTGCACGTTTCGGATCTTTCACAGATCCCGCCGCTGGTGAAAACCGTCCCGGACGCGCTTCGCCGTTTGGCGGAAGCTTTTTGGCCGGGTCCGATGACGGTGATTATGGAAAAATCGGACAAGATCCCGCCAGCCACTTCCGGGGGGCTTGAGACAGTTGCGATCCGCATGCCATCCCATCCGGTCGCGCGGGAGCTCATCCGCCGCAGCGGTGTGCCGCTCGCGGCGCCGAGCGCGAACCTTTCCGGATCACCGAGCCCGACAACCGCGCAGCACTGCATTGACGACCTCACCGGCCGGGTGGACGCGATTGTCGACGGCGGGGAATGCGAAGTTGGCGTGGAATCGACGGTGCTGACGCTGTGTACCGACCCGCCCTCTGTTTTGCGGCCAGGCGCTGTGACGCTCGAAATGCTGCGGCAGGTGATCCCGGAGATGACGCTCGACCCTGGGGTGTTTGAGCACCTTTCCGACGACTGCAAGGTCGCTTCGCCCGGTATGAAGTATAAGCACTATTCGCCGAAAGCGCGGGTGGTGCTGGTGCGCGGGGACCTTGCCCAATTCGGACGGTTTGTCGCATCGCAGAAGCAGGATTTTGGAATCCTTTGCTTTGAGGAGGACGCGCCGCATTTTTGGGGCCGGCGGTGCATCACCTATGGACATGAAAACGACCCGGCTTCCCAGGCGCACCGGCTGTTTGACGCTTTGCGGCAGGTGGATAAGGAAGGACTCGGGATGGTTTATGTGCGCATTTCGGACATCGAGGGGATTGGACAGGCGGTTTACAACAGACTGCTTCGCGCAGCGGGATTTGACGTAATTTTACTTTAA
- the coaE gene encoding dephospho-CoA kinase (Dephospho-CoA kinase (CoaE) performs the final step in coenzyme A biosynthesis.) has translation MSERKTMIIGLTGQTGAGKSTLSRMFSEWGVEVIDADKVARYTIENSKECLMDLVLEFSTEVIHPDATLNRPKLAEICFGDKKKLKRLNEITFPYIIRAIGRKLEEACGRGVKMVLLDAPTLYESGLDKRCDRVVAVIADAETRTRRIIERDKMTEEDARRRVNAQNNDAFYTSRADDILTNDGELGALRLVFIDLFNRYEKLANEGGFDKDGSERPQAREAASPDAPGEMPDALPSDKEVFGELAGEDSE, from the coding sequence GTGAGTGAAAGAAAGACGATGATCATCGGCCTGACGGGCCAGACCGGCGCGGGCAAATCGACCTTGAGCAGGATGTTTTCCGAGTGGGGCGTGGAAGTGATCGACGCGGATAAGGTTGCCCGCTATACAATTGAAAATTCAAAGGAATGCCTCATGGACCTTGTGCTGGAATTTTCCACCGAGGTGATCCATCCGGACGCAACCCTCAACCGGCCGAAGCTCGCGGAAATCTGTTTCGGCGATAAAAAGAAACTCAAACGGCTCAATGAAATCACCTTCCCATACATTATCCGGGCGATCGGGCGCAAACTAGAGGAGGCATGCGGCCGCGGCGTTAAGATGGTGCTGCTTGACGCGCCGACCCTTTATGAGTCGGGCCTTGACAAACGCTGCGACCGGGTGGTTGCGGTGATCGCGGATGCCGAAACCCGCACCCGGCGGATCATCGAACGGGACAAGATGACCGAGGAGGACGCCCGCCGCAGGGTGAATGCCCAGAATAATGACGCGTTCTACACCTCACGCGCCGACGATATACTTACCAATGACGGTGAGCTGGGCGCTTTGCGCCTTGTGTTTATCGATCTTTTCAACCGTTACGAAAAGCTTGCGAATGAAGGCGGTTTCGATAAAGATGGATCGGAACGGCCGCAGGCGCGGGAAGCCGCGTCCCCGGATGCGCCGGGAGAAATGCCGGACGCGCTGCCTTCGGATAAAGAGGTATTCGGGGAGCTGGCGGGCGAAGATTCCGAATGA
- a CDS encoding lytic transglycosylase domain-containing protein translates to MTGGRNIRRAVKICLELLLLAMVLLGAVSAVRYGFDRYYRNAYPMKYEELIDSACREKELDRALVYAVVRTESGFNPEAVSNVGAKGLMQMMPDAYDWVRMRKGLAGEADHDDLFDPETNIEYGTSMLKILLDEFGTVDNALCAYHAGWGSVKNWLGDPEISPDGEHVEHIPFKDTAAYVEKVGKTIEIYRRLYDL, encoded by the coding sequence ATGACTGGAGGAAGAAACATCAGGCGCGCAGTCAAAATCTGTTTGGAACTTCTTTTGCTGGCGATGGTGCTTTTGGGCGCAGTCAGCGCGGTGCGGTATGGCTTTGACCGGTACTACCGCAACGCCTATCCAATGAAATATGAGGAACTTATTGATTCCGCCTGCAGAGAAAAAGAGCTCGACCGGGCACTCGTCTACGCGGTCGTGCGCACTGAGAGCGGCTTTAACCCCGAAGCGGTTTCGAATGTGGGCGCGAAGGGGCTTATGCAGATGATGCCGGACGCATACGATTGGGTTCGGATGCGTAAGGGTTTGGCTGGGGAAGCGGATCATGACGACCTGTTTGACCCCGAAACAAATATCGAGTATGGAACCAGCATGCTGAAGATCCTGCTCGATGAATTTGGTACGGTGGATAACGCGCTATGCGCCTACCATGCGGGGTGGGGCAGCGTGAAGAACTGGCTTGGCGATCCGGAGATTTCTCCGGACGGGGAGCATGTCGAACATATCCCCTTTAAAGACACCGCGGCATATGTCGAGAAGGTCGGAAAGACCATCGAAATCTACCGCAGGCTCTATGATTTGTAA
- a CDS encoding aminopeptidase, with translation MAKDKSAGELLQEKLLLNRENIGVAADEAYEKAADDFCAPYMRFLDLCKTEREAVPEIIRMAKAAGFTEFDPRGSYRPGDCVYRNNRGKAVLLATIGSRPIAQGVRIMASHIDSPRLDLKPNPLYEEAQLAMFKTHYYGGVKRYQWGAIPLALHGVIVKKDGQTIAVALGEQDDDMVFTVTDLLPHLAGEQMKRPLKDGLKGEELNVLVGCRPFKDDKASEKVKLNIIRMLNEKYGIVEADFLSAELTMVPAFKAKDVGFDRSMIGAYGHDDRVCAYTSLMAALENKNPPYTTVTVFADKEETGSDGNTGLNSEYLKYFVYDLAECFGENGRAVLSKSTCLSADVNAAFDPTFPDTMEKRNCAYLNYGVVVTQYTGSGGKYGTSQASAEFMAQVRRILDGEKIFWQTGELGKVDFGGGGTVAKYVAKLNVDVVDVGVPVLSMHSPFEIVSKNDVYATYLAFKAYCAAQ, from the coding sequence ATGGCAAAAGATAAATCGGCGGGTGAGCTGCTGCAGGAAAAGCTGCTCTTAAACCGCGAAAACATCGGCGTCGCGGCCGATGAAGCCTATGAAAAGGCGGCGGATGATTTCTGCGCGCCGTATATGCGTTTTTTGGATCTCTGCAAAACCGAACGGGAGGCTGTCCCGGAGATCATCCGCATGGCCAAAGCGGCGGGATTTACCGAATTTGATCCGCGGGGAAGCTACCGGCCCGGCGACTGTGTTTACCGCAACAACCGCGGCAAGGCGGTTCTGCTCGCGACGATCGGTTCCCGTCCGATTGCGCAGGGGGTGCGTATCATGGCCAGCCATATCGATTCCCCGCGGCTCGACCTCAAGCCGAACCCGCTTTATGAAGAAGCGCAGCTCGCCATGTTTAAAACCCATTATTATGGCGGCGTGAAGCGTTATCAATGGGGTGCGATCCCGCTGGCTCTGCATGGCGTGATTGTCAAGAAGGACGGCCAAACAATCGCCGTCGCGCTCGGCGAGCAGGACGATGACATGGTGTTTACCGTGACTGACCTTCTGCCGCATCTGGCGGGTGAGCAGATGAAACGCCCGCTCAAGGACGGGCTCAAGGGGGAGGAGCTCAACGTCCTGGTCGGCTGCCGCCCGTTCAAAGACGATAAGGCAAGCGAGAAGGTCAAGCTCAACATTATCCGGATGCTCAACGAGAAGTACGGAATCGTTGAGGCGGATTTTCTTTCGGCGGAGCTTACAATGGTGCCGGCCTTCAAGGCGAAGGACGTTGGCTTCGATCGCTCGATGATCGGCGCGTACGGCCACGACGACCGGGTCTGCGCTTACACCTCGCTGATGGCGGCGCTTGAGAACAAGAACCCGCCCTATACCACGGTGACCGTCTTTGCGGATAAGGAGGAGACCGGTTCGGACGGCAACACCGGGCTCAATTCGGAATATCTCAAATATTTTGTGTATGACCTGGCGGAATGCTTTGGCGAAAACGGCCGCGCGGTGCTTTCAAAATCGACCTGCCTGTCGGCCGACGTCAATGCGGCGTTCGACCCCACCTTCCCGGACACCATGGAAAAACGCAACTGCGCCTACCTCAACTACGGCGTGGTCGTGACCCAGTATACCGGTTCGGGCGGCAAGTATGGCACCAGCCAGGCTTCGGCGGAATTTATGGCCCAGGTGCGCAGAATCCTGGACGGCGAAAAGATTTTCTGGCAGACCGGCGAACTCGGCAAGGTGGATTTCGGAGGCGGCGGGACGGTCGCCAAATATGTGGCGAAGCTCAATGTAGACGTGGTCGATGTGGGCGTGCCGGTGCTCTCGATGCATTCGCCTTTCGAGATCGTTTCCAAAAACGACGTTTACGCGACTTATCTGGCCTTCAAAGCCTACTGCGCCGCGCAATAA
- a CDS encoding LysO family transporter gives MFDFLGPFSLIVFFIIGIAIGLTIFPVKWLKVNSWVQTVGISLTLFSMGASMAGSPTFLADLRTAGVQALCYALVTIAGSVLLVYLLSRIALKKEDDAE, from the coding sequence GTGTTCGATTTCCTCGGCCCGTTCTCGCTGATTGTATTTTTTATCATCGGAATCGCAATCGGCCTCACCATCTTCCCGGTTAAATGGCTCAAGGTCAACAGCTGGGTGCAGACAGTCGGAATTTCGCTGACCCTCTTTTCAATGGGAGCTTCGATGGCCGGTTCGCCCACTTTCCTCGCGGATTTGCGCACCGCGGGCGTGCAGGCGCTTTGCTACGCGCTGGTCACCATTGCCGGGTCGGTGCTTCTGGTTTATCTGCTCTCGCGCATTGCTTTAAAAAAGGAGGATGATGCCGAGTGA
- a CDS encoding lysine exporter LysO family protein — protein sequence MILVAIGSLFVGALCGHFLFSPAAVALMDTVMSYALMLLLLSVGVEVGSNKTVFRTIRTYHVRILVIPLGVAAGSIAGGMLLGLGLGIPLNEAAAVSSGFGFYSVSAVILRELGGSQLGTVAFLTNILRELLSFLVIPVVAKYLGSHAAIAPSGATAMDTTLPAIAKATNQETALMAVISGVVLTALVPVLVPVVYNLL from the coding sequence ATGATCCTGGTTGCAATCGGCAGCCTGTTTGTGGGGGCTCTGTGCGGGCACTTTCTCTTTTCGCCCGCGGCGGTCGCGCTGATGGACACGGTGATGAGCTACGCGCTGATGCTGCTGCTCCTTTCGGTCGGCGTGGAGGTTGGCAGCAACAAAACGGTTTTTCGGACGATCCGTACATATCATGTGCGTATCCTGGTGATCCCGCTGGGGGTAGCGGCAGGATCGATAGCGGGAGGCATGTTGCTGGGCCTGGGGTTGGGCATCCCGCTGAACGAAGCTGCGGCAGTCTCGTCCGGGTTTGGATTTTACAGTGTTTCAGCGGTGATTTTGCGGGAACTGGGCGGTTCGCAGCTGGGAACGGTGGCGTTCCTGACGAATATCCTGCGGGAGCTGCTCTCGTTTCTGGTCATCCCGGTGGTGGCGAAATATCTGGGCAGCCACGCGGCCATCGCGCCGTCCGGCGCGACCGCGATGGATACGACCCTGCCCGCGATCGCAAAGGCGACCAACCAGGAGACCGCGCTTATGGCGGTCATTTCGGGCGTGGTGCTTACCGCACTGGTGCCGGTGCTGGTGCCGGTGGTCTACAATCTTTTGTGA